Proteins found in one Nostoc sp. NIES-3756 genomic segment:
- a CDS encoding DUF3386 domain-containing protein translates to MTVTQLSAQEFFRAAYDNRYTWDKNFPGYSADITYRDNDKVITGKVIVNAELKAEILGVDDESAKKVIHGQAWEIAIHRVRRTFEETHGANTFRYGATDENGAVEILMGGKAEGDRYKVHNNVVTLVHRHIHGVVVTINTFNVHDTGEGYLSHTYDSVYHDPATGEQRGGVSNFVDEYDKVGGYFILNRREIRTQTGGQLSVQEFVFSNIQLLEPAA, encoded by the coding sequence ATGACAGTTACACAACTATCAGCACAAGAATTTTTCCGGGCGGCTTATGATAACCGCTACACTTGGGATAAGAATTTTCCTGGGTACTCAGCAGATATCACTTATAGAGATAACGATAAGGTTATTACTGGGAAAGTTATTGTAAATGCGGAACTCAAGGCGGAAATTTTGGGTGTAGATGACGAGTCAGCTAAAAAAGTTATTCACGGACAAGCTTGGGAAATTGCTATTCACCGTGTCCGCCGCACTTTTGAGGAAACCCACGGCGCTAACACTTTCCGTTATGGTGCGACTGATGAAAATGGTGCTGTGGAAATTTTGATGGGTGGTAAGGCTGAGGGCGATCGCTATAAAGTCCACAATAATGTAGTTACTCTGGTTCACCGTCACATTCATGGTGTGGTTGTAACTATCAATACCTTTAATGTTCATGACACTGGGGAAGGTTACTTGTCTCACACCTATGACTCTGTTTATCATGACCCAGCTACTGGAGAACAAAGAGGCGGAGTTAGCAATTTTGTTGATGAGTACGACAAGGTTGGGGGTTATTTCATTCTCAATCGTCGGGAAATTCGCACGCAGACAGGAGGGCAATTATCGGTGCAAGAGTTTGTCTTTTCTAACATTCAATTGTTGGAACCTGCTGCTTAG
- a CDS encoding LuxR C-terminal-related transcriptional regulator — MANTLHDVFEAIANFRNEQELQPTLMNKIGEYFDVQRWGIYLIDNESKADTKAQTIPAVCLESNPVGRYVVERHAPAHEQLILTPEDWKDFCPRHDHGHVMTGPIICDGRLVGTINFARDKGKPAFTANDLADLSAVCIHLSAKLAALRTNPSIFKSSTSNPLTPRELEIAELVAKGLTNPEIAEKLWITQNSVKQALKRMFRKLGVSARAEMVAKLQDILVHK, encoded by the coding sequence ATGGCTAATACTCTACATGATGTATTTGAGGCGATCGCCAACTTCCGTAATGAGCAAGAATTACAACCAACGCTCATGAACAAGATTGGCGAATACTTTGATGTGCAACGTTGGGGCATATATCTAATAGATAATGAATCAAAAGCAGATACCAAAGCACAAACCATTCCTGCCGTCTGCTTAGAAAGTAACCCCGTAGGCCGCTATGTAGTTGAGCGCCACGCCCCCGCCCATGAACAACTAATATTAACTCCAGAAGACTGGAAAGACTTCTGCCCACGCCACGACCACGGCCACGTTATGACCGGCCCCATAATTTGCGATGGTCGTCTTGTTGGCACTATCAATTTCGCACGCGACAAAGGCAAACCAGCCTTTACCGCCAACGACCTAGCCGACCTCAGTGCCGTTTGCATTCATTTATCAGCCAAACTCGCCGCCCTTAGAACAAACCCCTCAATATTCAAATCATCAACATCCAATCCCCTAACACCACGCGAATTAGAAATAGCTGAATTAGTAGCAAAAGGACTAACCAACCCTGAAATAGCCGAAAAACTATGGATTACCCAAAACTCAGTCAAACAAGCCCTTAAAAGAATGTTTCGCAAACTAGGAGTCTCAGCCCGTGCCGAAATGGTTGCCAAACTACAAGACATATTAGTTCATAAATAA
- a CDS encoding CIA30 family protein, with product MTDKNRSQWDLGRFIETLTYFEVIPFLNCIQRLIMGRPQNERPRTNGDENMGVILVAGATGGVGKRVVQKLRERGEKVRALVRDIDKARSILGNDIDLVVADITKPETLTPLVMANIEAVVCCTAVRVQPVEGDTADRAEYYQGVKFYQPEIVGDTPENVEYQGVKNLVTAAAKYLPATNEKVIFDFTHPSTELKNIWGALDDVVMGGVSASNIQLVENTALFAGNVSTANSGGFASVRTRNFDPPFNLSGYEGVELRVKGDGQRYKLFLRTDTKWDSLGYSYSFDTVANTWINVRVPFAELVPVFRAKTVNDAPLIESSKVNSFQLMLSKFEYDGALNPHFSAGTFALQVESIKAYSRTSTPKFVLVSSAGVTRPGRPGINLDEEPPAVRLNDQLGGILTWKLKGEDSLRESGIPYVIIRPCALTEEAGGKELIFEQGDNVRGKISREDVAELCVRSLQQKVSNVTFEVKEGTNIAKSIDWQHLFTNLRPDQ from the coding sequence GTGACTGATAAAAATCGTTCTCAATGGGACTTAGGTAGGTTTATTGAAACGCTGACTTACTTCGAGGTTATTCCTTTTTTGAACTGCATACAACGGTTAATTATGGGTCGTCCTCAGAATGAACGACCTCGAACCAATGGAGACGAGAACATGGGTGTAATTTTAGTAGCAGGTGCAACGGGTGGTGTTGGTAAACGAGTAGTACAAAAACTACGAGAACGCGGTGAAAAAGTCCGCGCTTTAGTACGAGACATTGATAAAGCCAGGTCAATTTTAGGTAATGATATTGATTTAGTAGTTGCAGACATTACTAAACCAGAAACTCTAACCCCTCTTGTCATGGCTAATATCGAAGCTGTTGTTTGTTGTACAGCAGTGCGTGTGCAACCAGTGGAAGGAGACACAGCAGATAGAGCCGAATATTATCAAGGTGTGAAATTTTACCAGCCAGAAATTGTTGGCGACACTCCAGAAAATGTGGAATATCAAGGAGTGAAAAATTTAGTTACAGCCGCAGCAAAATATTTACCAGCAACAAATGAAAAAGTAATATTTGACTTTACACATCCATCCACAGAGTTAAAAAATATTTGGGGTGCGCTTGATGATGTAGTCATGGGAGGCGTAAGTGCTAGTAATATTCAATTGGTAGAAAATACCGCTTTATTTGCTGGTAATGTTTCTACTGCTAATTCTGGAGGATTTGCTTCCGTTAGAACTAGAAACTTTGACCCACCATTTAATTTATCTGGTTATGAAGGTGTAGAATTACGAGTCAAAGGTGACGGTCAGCGTTACAAATTATTCCTACGGACAGATACTAAATGGGATAGTCTAGGATACAGCTATTCTTTTGATACTGTTGCTAACACATGGATAAATGTCCGCGTACCTTTTGCTGAATTGGTTCCAGTATTTAGGGCAAAAACTGTTAATGATGCGCCACTAATTGAGAGCAGCAAAGTCAATTCTTTTCAGTTAATGTTGAGTAAATTTGAATATGATGGCGCTTTAAATCCTCACTTCTCAGCAGGTACTTTTGCGCTACAAGTAGAATCTATCAAAGCTTACAGTAGAACAAGCACACCGAAATTTGTTCTCGTCAGTTCCGCAGGTGTTACTCGTCCAGGAAGACCAGGAATTAATTTAGATGAAGAACCCCCAGCCGTGAGATTAAATGACCAATTGGGAGGTATTTTAACATGGAAGTTAAAGGGAGAAGATAGTTTAAGAGAGAGTGGGATTCCTTACGTAATTATTAGACCTTGCGCTTTAACGGAAGAAGCAGGAGGTAAAGAATTAATCTTTGAGCAAGGTGACAATGTTAGAGGCAAAATCAGCCGTGAGGATGTGGCTGAATTGTGTGTGCGATCGCTACAACAAAAGGTAAGTAATGTAACGTTTGAGGTCAAGGAAGGGACAAATATTGCCAAATCAATAGATTGGCAGCATTTATTTACCAATTTAAGACCTGACCAATAA
- a CDS encoding aminotransferase-like domain-containing protein, with translation MNIVLERQSSKPIYLQIRDRISHLIKSGALKAGDRLPSIRALAESLQVNKLTIIEAYSVLEADGIIAARQGSGYFVSSVTSSCNNLKSTFAPAQNVMVLEPLGKGSYYDTYTPLIHAQTQPGIINFGYGYPPPPKDINQIARRALKQEDTDILFRYDLPQGQVNLCRQIAQMLVQQGLEVYPEDLIVTNGSQQGLSLAMNYYVQPGDWVIVESPTYYGAISILENLGAKIIGIPMTAEGINLDLLEQYLRSHSPKLIYTITTFHNPTGLTTTQTHRQQLLELAEKYECPILEDNAYEGLHFEPVPAPIKALDKHDLVTYLGTFSKTLLPGLRVGYMVVTGKHYPAIIERKFLHDFHTSSISQAIVSEYLASGHHRRHLNRLRADNLQSRNAMLQALERYFPEEARWTIPQGGLFLWVQLPDDIPIQTLRNEALAENVFIACSSAFFPDKQGYPAMRLTFRLSIEEIETGLEIVGKLLKKHIRRGVKPVINYQSLAHSI, from the coding sequence ATGAACATTGTTTTAGAACGACAATCAAGTAAACCGATTTATTTACAAATCCGCGATCGCATCAGTCATCTGATCAAATCAGGCGCACTCAAAGCAGGCGATCGCCTCCCGTCAATTCGCGCCTTAGCTGAAAGTTTACAAGTTAATAAGTTGACAATTATAGAAGCCTACAGCGTTTTAGAAGCAGATGGAATTATTGCTGCGCGTCAAGGTTCAGGATATTTTGTCAGCAGTGTCACATCTTCTTGTAATAACTTAAAATCTACCTTTGCCCCTGCACAAAACGTCATGGTTTTAGAACCATTAGGTAAAGGTTCTTATTACGATACTTACACACCTTTAATTCATGCACAAACACAGCCAGGAATAATTAATTTTGGTTATGGTTATCCTCCGCCACCAAAAGATATTAACCAGATAGCTAGACGCGCATTAAAACAAGAAGACACAGATATTTTATTTCGCTATGATTTGCCCCAAGGACAAGTAAACCTCTGTAGACAAATTGCCCAGATGCTTGTACAGCAGGGACTAGAAGTTTATCCAGAGGATTTAATTGTTACTAATGGCTCTCAACAAGGGTTGTCATTAGCTATGAATTATTATGTACAACCAGGGGATTGGGTAATTGTCGAATCTCCCACTTATTACGGTGCAATTTCTATTTTAGAAAACTTGGGAGCCAAAATTATTGGTATTCCCATGACGGCTGAGGGGATAAATTTAGATTTATTAGAACAGTATTTACGCAGTCATAGCCCAAAATTAATCTACACTATCACCACCTTTCACAATCCTACAGGCTTAACCACAACTCAAACCCACAGACAACAACTATTAGAGTTAGCAGAAAAATACGAATGTCCAATTTTGGAAGATAACGCCTACGAAGGTTTGCATTTTGAACCAGTACCAGCACCAATCAAAGCATTAGATAAACATGATTTGGTAACATATTTAGGCACATTTTCTAAAACATTATTACCTGGATTACGTGTAGGTTATATGGTAGTCACCGGTAAACATTATCCAGCAATAATTGAGCGTAAGTTCCTGCACGACTTTCACACCTCCAGTATTTCCCAAGCAATTGTTAGCGAATATCTTGCTTCAGGACATCATCGGCGACATCTCAACCGACTCCGCGCAGATAATCTGCAAAGCCGCAACGCTATGCTGCAAGCATTAGAACGTTATTTTCCTGAAGAAGCACGGTGGACAATTCCCCAAGGAGGTTTGTTTCTTTGGGTGCAGTTACCAGATGATATTCCAATTCAAACACTGCGTAATGAAGCCTTAGCAGAAAACGTTTTTATTGCTTGTAGTTCGGCTTTTTTCCCAGATAAGCAAGGTTATCCTGCTATGCGTTTAACTTTCCGTTTATCAATAGAAGAGATTGAAACAGGTTTGGAAATTGTAGGTAAGTTGTTGAAAAAGCATATTCGCAGGGGAGTTAAACCAGTAATAAATTATCAATCACTAGCTCATAGTATTTAG
- a CDS encoding YifB family Mg chelatase-like AAA ATPase has product MLARVWSASIVGIDAVKVGVEVDISGGLPGIVILGLPDSAIQESKERVKATLKNAGFAFPMRKIVINLTPADLRKEGPCFDLPISMGILAASEQVKADLLGDYLFLGEVSLDGSLRPVAGVLPIAATAKKMGITGLVVPVDNAQEASVVQGLSVYGCKDVAEVVDLLNNPGRQKPVELGELTELTSIPCAIADLKDVKGQAHARRALEIAAAGGHNLVFVGPPGSGKTMLARSLPGILPPLSFTEALEVTRIHSVAGLLKNRGCLVRDRPFRSPHHSASGPSLVGGGSFPRPGEISLSHRGVLFLDELTEFKRDVLEFLRQPLEDGYVTISRTRQSVMFPAQFTLVASTNPCPCGYYGDTIQQCTCSPRQREQYWAKLSGPLMDRIDLQVAVNRLKPEEITQQPTGETSAAVRERVQQARDRAVNRFQEEPNLRCNAQMQSRHMQKWCNLDDSGRNLLEAAIRKLGLSARASDRILKVARTIADLAGEDELKPNHVAEAIQYRTIDRMQ; this is encoded by the coding sequence ATGCTTGCTAGAGTCTGGAGTGCATCAATTGTCGGTATCGATGCCGTTAAAGTAGGTGTAGAAGTCGATATCTCAGGAGGTTTGCCGGGAATTGTGATTTTGGGGCTACCAGATTCAGCAATTCAAGAATCGAAGGAGAGGGTAAAAGCAACGCTCAAGAATGCAGGTTTTGCTTTTCCAATGCGAAAAATCGTCATTAATTTGACTCCGGCCGATTTACGTAAGGAAGGCCCTTGTTTTGATTTGCCTATTAGTATGGGGATCTTAGCAGCTTCTGAGCAAGTTAAGGCTGATTTGTTGGGAGATTACCTGTTTTTGGGTGAAGTTTCTCTGGATGGTAGTTTACGCCCTGTGGCTGGCGTTTTACCTATTGCTGCTACTGCCAAAAAAATGGGCATTACAGGTTTGGTTGTGCCTGTGGATAATGCTCAAGAGGCTTCAGTTGTGCAGGGTTTATCTGTCTATGGTTGTAAGGATGTGGCGGAGGTAGTAGATTTATTAAATAATCCTGGTCGGCAAAAGCCTGTAGAATTAGGTGAATTAACAGAATTGACATCAATACCCTGTGCGATCGCTGATTTAAAGGACGTAAAAGGACAGGCTCATGCTCGTCGTGCTTTAGAAATTGCTGCTGCTGGCGGACATAACCTTGTATTTGTCGGACCTCCTGGAAGTGGCAAAACGATGCTGGCACGAAGTTTACCAGGAATTTTACCACCTCTGAGTTTTACTGAAGCGTTAGAAGTGACTCGCATTCATTCGGTGGCTGGGTTATTAAAAAATCGGGGTTGCTTAGTTCGCGATCGCCCTTTTCGCAGCCCTCACCATTCAGCATCCGGGCCTTCTCTTGTGGGTGGTGGTAGTTTTCCTCGTCCTGGTGAGATTTCTTTATCACACCGAGGGGTACTTTTTCTCGATGAGTTAACAGAATTTAAACGTGATGTTTTAGAATTTTTGCGACAGCCTCTAGAAGATGGCTATGTGACAATTTCCCGCACTAGACAATCTGTAATGTTCCCTGCACAGTTTACCTTGGTGGCGAGTACTAACCCCTGTCCTTGTGGTTACTATGGTGATACCATTCAACAATGTACCTGTTCGCCAAGACAACGAGAACAGTATTGGGCGAAGCTTTCCGGGCCGTTGATGGATCGGATTGATTTGCAAGTTGCAGTAAACCGCTTGAAACCGGAGGAAATTACCCAACAGCCTACAGGAGAAACGTCTGCGGCTGTGCGAGAAAGGGTACAACAAGCACGCGATCGCGCCGTTAATCGCTTTCAAGAAGAACCAAATCTGCGTTGTAATGCCCAAATGCAAAGTCGGCATATGCAGAAATGGTGCAACCTAGATGATAGTGGGCGCAACTTGTTAGAAGCGGCGATTAGAAAGTTGGGTTTATCTGCAAGAGCAAGCGATCGCATTCTGAAGGTAGCTCGGACTATTGCAGATTTAGCAGGGGAAGATGAGTTAAAACCTAATCATGTAGCAGAGGCCATTCAGTATCGTACTATAGACAGGATGCAGTAA
- a CDS encoding histidine triad nucleotide-binding protein produces the protein MSENTETIFSKIIRREIPANIVYEDDLALAFKDVNPQAPVHILVIPKKPVAKLSDAESGDHALLGHLLLTVKRVAEQVGLENGYRVVINNGNDGGQTVYHLHIHILGGRPLAWPPG, from the coding sequence ATGAGTGAAAACACAGAGACAATTTTCAGCAAAATCATTCGTCGAGAAATTCCCGCTAACATTGTTTATGAAGACGATTTAGCCTTAGCATTCAAAGATGTTAATCCTCAAGCCCCAGTACACATTCTTGTAATTCCCAAGAAACCCGTAGCCAAACTGTCTGATGCTGAATCTGGAGATCATGCGCTTTTGGGACATCTTTTACTAACTGTCAAGCGCGTTGCCGAACAAGTTGGACTCGAAAATGGCTATCGTGTTGTCATCAATAATGGTAATGATGGAGGTCAAACAGTCTATCACCTACACATACATATTCTAGGTGGGCGACCACTAGCATGGCCACCTGGTTAA
- the recR gene encoding recombination mediator RecR → MQRLPGVGPKTAQRLALHILKRPESEVEALAQALVEAKKQVGLCSVCFHLSAEPVCEICRNPNRDNNIFCVVADSRDVIALEKTREYKGKYHVLGGVISPIDGIGPEQLTIQALVRRVSQQKPLEVILAISPSVEGETTTLYVGQLLKPFTKVTRIAFGLPVGGDLEYADEITLARALEGRRELD, encoded by the coding sequence CTGCAACGCTTACCTGGAGTTGGCCCTAAAACTGCCCAAAGACTAGCTTTGCACATTCTAAAACGGCCAGAATCTGAAGTAGAAGCTTTAGCCCAAGCACTGGTTGAAGCCAAGAAACAGGTTGGCTTGTGTTCTGTCTGCTTTCACCTATCTGCTGAACCAGTTTGTGAAATCTGTCGCAATCCTAACCGTGACAACAATATATTCTGCGTTGTAGCAGATTCTCGTGATGTAATTGCACTCGAAAAAACCCGCGAATACAAAGGCAAATACCATGTTTTAGGCGGAGTTATTTCCCCAATTGATGGAATCGGCCCAGAACAGTTGACTATCCAGGCTTTAGTGCGACGAGTAAGTCAGCAAAAACCGCTAGAAGTTATTTTAGCAATTAGTCCAAGTGTAGAAGGCGAAACAACAACCCTTTATGTGGGTCAACTATTAAAGCCATTTACTAAAGTCACAAGAATCGCATTCGGTTTGCCTGTTGGTGGAGATTTAGAATACGCTGATGAGATTACACTAGCAAGAGCATTAGAAGGACGCAGAGAATTGGATTGA
- a CDS encoding tetratricopeptide repeat protein has protein sequence MADNSGKFADKVGAYVASGGYVSIGTQIIEGQKQLTPTKFIPGGSVHFVGREQELTMLHQNLQRGNYVAISGMGGVGKSELATQYARKYQDAYDGIVWLNDRSSNLGAEVLEYFASFGLEIPQELGGRLLTLKEQVAWCWSKYPNSTLPILIVFDNVTDLANLREVVPTDNRFRVLITTRLRNLDPTFIQEIPLDVLSPEKEPDKAVELLERLLGERDRRVDNQLKAANEICKYLEYLPLGIQLVGGYLVGDLQLSLEKMLKRLQARKLTEPALQDRENINSTQLGVKAAFALTWEELDSVAQQLGILLSLFSPESILWDLVVWVATGGGEKENQEAATQLNWSAEELNEAKKQLYKRNLLQQVEDGEGCYKIHALVRWFLQTQLVQSGEMKSVLEKTFASAMVTKAQTLPQSPTSKDIESIKDVIPHLEDIGNRIIAEVNQVAEEQIISPASVPNDEVIWVFVGVTRFYEGQGLYQLAELWSQECVNVCQALFSGDHLDVANSLNNLAGLYRSQGKLSQAEPLLVEALAMKKRLFVGDHPDVALSLNNLAGLYRSQGKLSQAETLYIEALARRKRLFVGDHPDVAGSLNNLAFLYYSQGKLPQAEPLYIEALAMYKRLFVGDHPNVALSLNNLAALYDSQGKLSQAEPLYIEALAMRKRLFVGDHPNVALSLNNLAGLYCSQGKLIQAEPLYIEALAMKKRLFVGDHPDVALSLNNLAGLYRSQGKLIQAEPLLVEALAIKKRLFVGDHPDVAGSLNNLAALYDSQGKLSQAKPLYIEALAMCQRLLGDEHPTTRTVRENLAILQRQLTPVPGWKRWLGQFLQ, from the coding sequence ATGGCTGACAACTCTGGGAAATTTGCTGATAAAGTTGGTGCTTATGTTGCCTCTGGTGGTTACGTTAGCATTGGTACTCAAATTATTGAAGGGCAAAAACAGCTAACTCCGACAAAATTTATCCCTGGTGGTTCTGTTCATTTTGTCGGACGTGAACAAGAATTAACAATGCTGCATCAAAATTTGCAGCGCGGTAATTATGTAGCTATATCAGGGATGGGAGGCGTAGGTAAATCAGAGCTAGCCACTCAATATGCTAGAAAATATCAAGATGCTTATGACGGTATTGTTTGGTTGAATGATAGGTCAAGTAATCTGGGTGCGGAAGTTTTAGAGTATTTTGCTAGTTTTGGTTTGGAAATTCCGCAAGAATTAGGGGGGAGACTGTTAACCCTGAAAGAACAAGTGGCTTGGTGTTGGTCGAAATATCCCAACTCTACCTTACCTATCTTAATTGTCTTCGATAATGTAACAGACTTAGCCAACTTGCGGGAAGTCGTACCTACCGATAACCGCTTTCGCGTTTTAATAACTACTCGGCTGCGAAATTTAGACCCTACTTTTATTCAAGAGATTCCTTTAGATGTTCTCTCTCCAGAAAAAGAACCAGATAAAGCTGTAGAACTCTTAGAACGATTGTTAGGGGAAAGAGACAGGCGAGTAGATAACCAACTAAAAGCCGCTAACGAAATATGTAAATATTTGGAATATTTGCCTTTAGGGATACAGTTAGTGGGGGGTTACTTGGTTGGTGACTTGCAATTATCTCTAGAGAAAATGTTAAAGCGACTGCAAGCACGCAAATTAACAGAACCAGCTTTACAAGACAGAGAAAATATCAACTCAACTCAGCTTGGAGTTAAGGCCGCCTTTGCTTTAACTTGGGAAGAACTCGACTCAGTAGCGCAACAGCTAGGCATACTTTTAAGTTTGTTTTCTCCTGAATCGATTTTATGGGATTTAGTGGTGTGGGTAGCGACTGGTGGAGGTGAGAAAGAAAATCAGGAAGCTGCAACACAGCTAAATTGGTCAGCAGAGGAATTAAACGAAGCAAAAAAGCAACTCTACAAACGTAACTTGCTGCAACAGGTAGAAGATGGTGAAGGATGTTATAAAATCCATGCCTTGGTGCGATGGTTCTTGCAAACACAGTTAGTCCAGTCTGGGGAAATGAAATCAGTTTTAGAAAAAACTTTTGCCTCAGCGATGGTAACTAAAGCCCAAACTCTTCCCCAGTCACCCACATCTAAGGATATAGAAAGTATTAAAGATGTTATTCCCCATCTTGAAGATATAGGAAATAGGATAATTGCCGAAGTTAACCAAGTAGCAGAAGAACAGATAATTTCTCCTGCATCAGTTCCTAATGATGAAGTGATTTGGGTATTTGTAGGAGTGACGAGATTTTATGAAGGCCAAGGATTATATCAATTAGCAGAACTTTGGAGTCAGGAATGTGTCAATGTGTGCCAAGCTTTATTCTCAGGCGACCATCTCGATGTGGCAAATAGTTTGAATAATTTAGCTGGACTTTACCGTAGCCAAGGCAAGTTAAGTCAAGCCGAACCTCTTTTAGTTGAAGCTTTGGCAATGAAAAAGCGCTTGTTTGTCGGCGACCATCCCGATGTAGCACTAAGTTTAAACAATTTAGCTGGACTTTACCGTAGCCAAGGCAAGTTAAGTCAAGCTGAAACTCTGTACATTGAAGCATTGGCGAGAAGAAAGCGCTTGTTTGTTGGCGACCATCCCGATGTGGCAGGTAGTTTGAACAATTTAGCTTTCCTTTACTATAGCCAAGGCAAGTTACCTCAAGCCGAACCCCTGTACATTGAGGCTTTGGCGATGTATAAGCGTTTGTTTGTCGGCGACCATCCCAATGTGGCACTAAGTTTGAACAATTTAGCTGCGCTTTATGATAGCCAAGGTAAGTTAAGTCAAGCTGAACCTCTGTACATTGAAGCTTTAGCAATGAGAAAGCGTTTGTTTGTCGGCGACCATCCCAATGTGGCACTAAGTTTGAACAATTTAGCTGGACTTTACTGTAGCCAAGGCAAGTTAATTCAAGCCGAACCTCTGTACATTGAAGCTTTGGCAATGAAAAAGCGTTTGTTTGTCGGCGACCATCCCGATGTGGCACTAAGTTTAAACAATTTAGCTGGACTTTACCGTAGCCAAGGCAAGTTAATTCAAGCCGAACCTCTTTTAGTTGAAGCTTTGGCAATAAAAAAGCGCTTGTTTGTCGGCGACCATCCCGATGTGGCAGGTAGTTTGAACAATTTAGCTGCACTTTATGATAGTCAAGGTAAGTTAAGTCAAGCCAAACCTCTGTACATTGAAGCTTTGGCAATGTGTCAAAGGCTGTTAGGAGATGAGCATCCTACTACAAGAACCGTGAGGGAAAATCTCGCAATTCTGCAACGCCAGTTAACTCCCGTTCCAGGTTGGAAACGGTGGTTAGGTCAATTTTTACAATAA
- the psbA gene encoding photosystem II q(b) protein, protein MTTTLQQRSSANVWERFCNWITSTENRIYVGWFGVLMIPTLLAATTCFIIAFIAAPPVDIDGIREPVAGSLIYGNNIISGAVVPSSNAIGLHFYPIWEAASLDEWLYNGGPYQLVVFHFLIGCACYLGRQWELSYRLGMRPWICVAYSAPLASAAAVFLIYPIGQGSFSDGMPLGISGTFNFMIVFQAEHNILMHPFHMLGVAGVFGGSLFSAMHGSLVTSSLVRETTETESQNYGYKFGQEEETYNIVAAHGYFGRLIFQYASFNNSRQLHFFLAAWPVVGIWFTALGISTMAFNLNGFNFNQSIIDSQGRVINTWADIINRANLGMEVMHERNAHNFPLDLAASEVTPVALTAPAIHG, encoded by the coding sequence ATGACCACAACCTTACAACAGCGCAGTAGCGCAAACGTATGGGAACGGTTCTGTAACTGGATCACCAGCACCGAAAACCGCATTTATGTAGGTTGGTTTGGTGTATTGATGATTCCTACCTTGCTAGCCGCTACCACCTGCTTCATCATTGCCTTCATCGCCGCACCCCCCGTAGACATTGATGGTATCCGTGAACCCGTAGCAGGTTCCTTGATCTACGGAAACAACATCATCTCAGGTGCAGTTGTTCCATCCTCCAACGCAATTGGTTTACACTTCTACCCAATATGGGAAGCAGCATCCTTAGATGAGTGGTTGTACAACGGTGGCCCTTACCAATTGGTAGTATTCCACTTCCTCATCGGATGTGCTTGCTACTTAGGTCGCCAGTGGGAATTATCCTACCGCTTAGGTATGCGTCCTTGGATCTGCGTAGCATACTCTGCACCGCTAGCATCAGCAGCAGCAGTATTCTTGATCTACCCCATCGGACAAGGTTCCTTCTCAGATGGAATGCCCTTGGGTATTTCTGGTACATTCAACTTCATGATCGTGTTCCAAGCAGAACACAACATCCTCATGCACCCCTTCCACATGTTAGGTGTGGCTGGTGTATTCGGTGGTAGCTTGTTCTCTGCAATGCACGGAAGTTTGGTAACTTCTTCCTTGGTTCGTGAAACAACTGAAACCGAATCACAAAACTACGGTTACAAATTCGGACAAGAAGAAGAAACATACAACATCGTTGCAGCACACGGTTACTTCGGACGCTTGATCTTCCAATACGCTTCTTTCAACAACAGCCGCCAATTGCACTTCTTTCTAGCTGCATGGCCCGTTGTTGGTATCTGGTTTACCGCGTTGGGTATCAGCACAATGGCGTTCAACCTCAACGGTTTCAACTTCAACCAGTCCATCATCGACTCACAAGGTCGTGTGATCAATACCTGGGCTGACATCATCAACCGCGCTAACTTGGGTATGGAAGTCATGCACGAGCGTAACGCTCACAACTTCCCCTTAGATTTAGCTGCTAGCGAAGTTACTCCTGTTGCTTTAACCGCTCCTGCTATCCACGGTTAA